The DNA sequence CGACGGCTGTTCCCGCTTTCACCGCCGTGAGCCCGTAAACGGCTAACCCTCGATCGGCGCCGAGCGATTGGAACCCGGGCGCGGTGACCTTCATCTGCTGCGGGACATAAAGGAGAACGCTCGCCGCGTCCCAGGCCAGCGATTCATTCACACTCGCCTGAAGGTCTTTATACGGCATCGTGGAGACCGTGAAAAATCGTGTTTCGCCCGGACGCAAGGGATAATCAATCGTCCACACGCCGTTTTCACCCGCACGGGCAGCGACGGGAATGGGCATTCCGTTGGCTCCCACCGCGCTTGTTCGTTCGGGAGTGACTCCTTCGGGCAAGCGGAAGCTGAACACGCCTCCCGGACGCAGAAGCGTCACCGGGGGAGCCGTGTCGTTTCGGACGATGAATTCCCGGCCAATGAGCAGTTGATCGTTGGACTGCTGCACCAGATAGGTCATCCGATCCACGCGATACTCTCCCGTGGCAGCAGTCTCGAACACGCGCAACTCGATGCTTCCGCGGCCCGACTGGTACGGCTCGTGATAGTTGACTCCCCGATAGGCGGCCCGGATCATCATGGGTCCGGAGGCGTCGGCGGAAAAGGAGAATCGTCCCTGCGCGTCGGTCGTCGTTTTGCCGACGACTTGCATTCCTCCTTCGAGCTTCACGAGATGAACTTCGACGCCCGCCGCCGGTTTCCCCGTCGTTCCATTGGTCACGATTCCGCTCACCTGAGCGAGGGCAACGGAACTGACGCCGAGCCCGCCGAAAAGAAACACTCCGCCGATGCGCATGAAAAACCGCACGCCGGTTCCCCGTTTCGTTTTCGCCGGATGGTTGTTCGGAAACATCGCTTCATCCCTCCCTCAAGGACGGGAAGCATCGGCGCGACGTTCGGCCGAGCCGACCCCGATGCCGCTTTCGGCCTGAGCTTTCTCCAGCTCGGCAAAGAGGGCCGCGGCCTCCGCTTCGAGCGCCTGTCGCGTGCGCAGGTAGTCGGCTTCGGAGAGCTTCCCCGCCCTGTACTCGAAGTGCAGGTCTCTCACGTTCTCCAAGATTTGGTCGCGCTTCTCCCGCAAAATGGCGATTCGATCGCGCGCCTGGCCAAGGTCCACGATCTCCTCAAAGAAGATGTAGATGACCGTGATGGCGGCCAGAAGTCCACAGAGGATAATGCCGATGAGCGTCATCAGCTTTCGATCTCCTCATCGAGTTCCCGGCGGATGCGCTCGCGCCAGGCCGGATCGAGAGCCACCGGCGAGGCCGGTTCAGCCACGAGCCGCTGATGCCACCAGCGCCGGAGAACGAATGCGATCACCACCGCGCCGACGAGCAAAGCGAAGAAGGGCGTCACCCAGGCCGTGACGTTAAACCCCTGAGCGGGCGGAGCGGCCAGAATTTTCGTGCCGTATTCCTGGATCATCACCTGAACGGCCATGTCATCGCTGTCGTACTTTGCTGCCGCCTGACGAAGCTTGGCCTTCGCCGCTTCCGAAAACGAGCAGTTGAGGTGGTTGCACTCGACGAGAATTTGATTGCACCCGCAGAGACAGAGCATCCTCTTGCCCATGCGCATCACCCGCTCATCGAGCGACGTTTGCGCGAGCACCGCGGCAGTACCGATCAGGAAGACCAAAAGCCCCAGCGTCCCTCCCCGCCGGATCATTCGAAGAGAGGCATTGAGCGGCGATGGGAAATTTCTTCCGGCCTTCCCGTTCCATTTAATCGGCCGAGGCATAAGCGACCTCCTTCTCTTTCGTCGGCGCCGATTCCGCCGCCGGGACGACGACGCGCTTGGGCAGGCGACTGGGAACGAGGGCGATGAAGATGCCGATCATCACCAGCCCGCCTCCCACCCATAACCAGCGCACGAGCGGATTGAGATAGACGTGAATGATCGGCGAGCGCGTCTCCTGATTGTCACCGGCATAGTAGACGTACAGGTCCTCGCGCCAGGTTGAATGAATCGTCACTTTCGTCAGCGGTTGCTCGCTCGCCTTATAAAAGCGCCGTTCCGGACGGAGCGTCGTCACCGCTTTGCCGTCCCGACTCACATCGAGCACGAGCCTCTCAGCGAAATAATTGGGATTATCCTCACTCGTCTGGCTTCGCAACGTCAACCGGTAGCGACCGATCTCCATCGAGGAGCCGGGCGTCATCTCGCTCTCCCGCTCCTGATTGAACGCCGCTCCGGTGATCCCGATGAACATGACGACGATGCCGAAGTGGATGATGTACCCCCCATAGCGTCGAGTGTTCCTGAGCGTCAGATGAACGAGCGCCTGGATGATATTCCGCCCCGATTGCGAGCGGATGACGCGCGCGCCCCGCCAGAATTCCGCCACGATCGTCGCGATGACAAACGCACTCAGCATGAACGACACGAGGGCATAGGGATGGCGCATTCCCGCGAGAATCAAGCTCACTCCCGTCACCACGGCGATGATGGTCGGATAGGTGAAATTTCGCTTCAGGCTCTCCCACGAGGTGCGCCGCCACGCGAGCAGCGGACCCACCCCCGTCAGCAGCAGCAGGAAGAGGAAGATCGGAATGTTCACCCGATTGAAAAAGGGGGCGCCCACGCTGACCTTACTTCCGGTCACCGCTTCGGAGATGATGGGGAAGAGCGTTCCCCACAAGACGGCAAAGCAAGCGGCGAGCAAGACGAGATTGTTGAAGAGGAAGGACGCTTCTCTCGACAATAAGGCTTCCAGTCGGTTCTCGCTCTTCAGATAATCCCTGCGCTCCCAGTAAAAGTAGAGGCACACGCCCAGCACGATCACCAGAAATCCGACGAACCAGTTGCCAATCGGGGACTGGGCGAAGGCATGAACCGAACTGACCACACCGCTTCGCGTCATGAATGTGCCGAAGATGCAGAGCATGAAGGTGATGAAGACGAGCCACACGTTCCAGACCTTGAGCATCCCCTTGCGCTCCTGCATCATGACCGAGTGCAGGAAAGCCGTTCCCGTCAACCAGGGCATGAAGGAGGCATTTTCCACCGGGTCCCATCCCCAGTAGCCTCCCCAGCCGAGCACGGTGTAGGCCCAGTGCGAGCCGAGCAAAATGCCCAGCGTCAAAAATCCCCAAGTCAGCATCGTCCAGCGTCGGGTGACGTGGATCCATTTCTCGCCGGGCGACCGGCTGATGAGTGCGGCCAGGGCAAAAGCAAACGGCACGCTGAAGCCCACATACCCCAGATAGAGCATCGGAGGATGCATGGCCATCTCCGGATACTGCAGCAACGGATTGAGGCCCCGGCCATCGGCAGGGAGAAAGGGTTGCATTGCTCCAGCGGCGGTCACTTCGACCAGCCGACGAAAGGGACTCACGACAAACGCATTGAGCAAGAGGAAGAAGACCTGAATGCCCGCCAGGATCGTTCCGGCCAGCGGCCGCAACTCTCCTTCACGCCGATGCCGAACCTGCACGACGAACATGTAGCCGGCGAGAATCCAGCTCCAGAAAAGTAATGACCCCTCCTGACCCGACCACAACGCCGCCAGCTTGTAGATCGTCGGCAGATCCCGATTGCTGTGGTTGGCGACGTAGGCAATCGTGAATTGATCCGTCAAAAACAATCCCCAGAGGCAAACCATCGCCAGCGTCAGCGTCGGGAAAACGGTCACACCGGCCCGCCGGGCTGTCTCTCGCAGCACGGGATGCTGCTTCACAGACGCCAGTACACCCGCGACGAAAGCATATCCGGCGGCAACCAGAGCGAGAAATACCGCGAAGGAACCGAACAGGTCCATAGCGCCCTCATCAGATGATCATTGTATGACGGTCAATAGTACCTGCGCCCCTTCGCCGGGGTCAAGGAGACTCCGCGCCCGCATCCCGCCTCCGGTGGAATCACCGAGAGGCCCAAAGAAGCGGTTCTCCGGGTGGCCCATGTGAGCCTCCCTTGGACAGAGGAAAAAAGATGATCGGACCAAGCTTTCCCATTGAAAAGATACGGTTAATTTGCCATGCTTAGCCATGATGAAGACAGCGATGAGCCGGGAAAACGACGATGGCATATCCGCGAAAGCTCGATCTGGCTATCGAGTCGACGCGCAAACTGGCGCGGATCGGGGCCAGCGTCAACCTGGTCAATCTGCTCCGCAAGATGCGCCCGGAGGACGTCGCCGTCATCTTCGGTAATCTCACCGACGGCGAACGGCTGTTCGCCTTCCGATCCCTGCTCAAACAAGACGGAGATTTCGTCGCTCAAACCATCAGCGCCATGCCTCCTAAAGAGGGAGCGGCCCTGTTGGCGCATCTGGAACCGGTCGCCATCGCTGATCTCCTGCAAAAGCTCCCGGTGGATGACGCCACCGAACTGACCTCCAAGCTGCCTCCGGAACTGGCTGAACAGGTTCTGGAAGTGATGAATGTGGCCCGGTCGGCTGATGTCGTTGACCAGCTTCAGTTCGAGGAGAACACCGCCGGGCGCATCATGAACCCCAACGTCTTCGCCCTGCACGAGGACATGTCGGTGGGGGAAGCCATCACCACGCTCCAGCGCAAGAGCGATGAGCTGGAGATGGTCTTCTACCTCTACGTCATAGATGACCGCCATCATCTCGTCGGCGTCGTCAGCCTGCGCCAACTGCTGCTGAATCCGCCGAGCACGCCGCTGCGGAAGATCATGTCCACCGATGTCATCAGCGTGCATACGAGCACCGATCAGGAAGAGGTCGCCCGCGTCGTCTCCAAATATGATCTGCTGGCCGTTCCCGTGGTGGATGATGAAAACCGGCTCGTGGGAATCATCACCGTTGACGATGTCATTGACGTTTTGCGCGAAGAGGCGACCGAGGACATCTACGCACTGGCCGGCGTGGACACCGACGAGAAGGTGACGACGCCCTCGCTCCGTTCGATTCAACTGCGATTCCCCTGGCTCTTTGCCAATTTGCTCACGGCCATTCTGGCTGCTGGCGTCGTCTACCTGTTCCAGGATACGATCTCCAAGGTTGTCGCAGCGGCCACTCTGATGACGATTGTGGCCGGACAGGGAGGCAATGCCGCCATTCAAACGATCACGGTCATCGTTCGCGGTCTGGCTCTGGGCGAGGTTACCTGGGCCAATGCCCGCCGCGTCCTCTTCAAGGAAATCCTGGTGGGCACCGGCAATGGCCTGCTCATCGGGGGCATCATGGCGGTGGTGGCTCTGTTCTGGTTCAAGAAGCCGATGCTCGGCGTGGCCATTGGATTGGCCTTGATCATCAACCTGTTTGTCGCCGGACTGTTCGGAACGTTGATCCCGCTTTTCCTGCGCTGGCTGAAACTCGATCCGGCGCTCGCCTCCGGCGTGATCGTCACAACTTTCACCGACGTCTGCGGATTCTTCTCCTTCCTCGGTCTGGTCACGCTGCTGCTCAACTGGATGCAATAAAGCGAATCTCTCCCAGGAGCGGATGTGTTAACCTGCCCCAAGGGCCCCCCGGGCAACACGACAGTCCCCCCCATCGGGTGCACCTCGCTCACCACACGCGCTTGCTGTTGAATTGACAAACCCCTTGGACTCGGGCTCCTTAAGTGGTATACTCTCCGCCGGCGAAACGCGACGAAAGGCAAGGGTCCGACACTCCGGCGCGCATCGCCGCCACTATTCCCGGCAACCATGACGCCGGGCGATGTGAGGGAGTTATGATTCAGAGGCAGCAACTCTCAAGCTCCCCACATCCGCCCATGCGCCTGCATCACCGGGCTACTGGTGCGAGATGAAAAAATCTCAGCAAGAGAGCAACCAAGACTGCCAACAAAAAGGAGGAAGTGGCCTATGCTCCCGAGATTTCTTCTCTCATGTCTCGCACTCACGGGCGTACTCATCGCCCTCACCCTTCTATCGGGAGGGAGAGTTTCGGCTCACGCTCCGGTGGTAACCATCCTCGGGGATACAATCGCTCTGACCTCCTGTCCGGAGGAGGGGTCGGCCCCTGGACGACTCCGCGTCAGAATCGTCCACTCGCGCCTGAAGGACATCACCAACATCAGCGTTTACGTTGATGGAAGCCCCACGGCGTCCCTGAGCATCAATAATCCCTTCCCTGGAAGTAACGCCATCGCAACGACCAGGACCCTCATCGTTCCCGGTCTTACGCTGGACTCTCATTCCATCAAGGTGGAGGTCACCGCTCACGAGGAATCGGAAGGAACAACCGGTCAGGTCGAAATGACAGTCGGATGCGACGACGATGGCGATGATGTCATCAACGATGAGGATAATTGCCCGAGGGTGCGCAATCCCGATCAGGGCGACGAAGACCTGGACGGCCAGGGGAACGTCTGCGATCTCTGCCCCACGACTGCTGATCTCGAGTGCGCTAACCAAACAGCAGCGGTGAACGGTCCGCTGACGCTCATCCCGGAGACGCCCGGCCCGCTTGCCCGCCGCCAGGAGGAGAGTCCAACGGGTCTGCTCATCGCCGATTTTGCCGCCGATCAGATGGTGGTGCTCGTCAGCAAGAATGATGGGACGTTCCGTCGGCTGCGAGCCATTCCGGTCAATCCCGGCCCCGTCGCTCTGGGCCTCGGGGATTTCAACGAGGACACGAACACGGATGTCGTCGTCGTGAGCCTGACGAGCGAACTCGTCTCGCTCTTCTTCGGCGATGGGAGCGGCAGATTTACGCCCGGCCCTACTGTTGCGCTCGAAGGACGCCGTCCGCGGGCTGTGGCTCTCGGACAGTTCAATAACGACACCCATCTCGATATGGCCGTTCTGACCACCGGAACGAACGACATCGCGATCTTCCTCGGTCAGGGAGATGGCCGGATGATCCAGAGCGCCGACGTACCGCTCACGGGAACCGCTCCGAGTGCGATCACCGTCGGCTTCTTCAACAACGATGGACTGACCGACCTTGCGGTCTCCAACCTGGACTCGGACGATGTCTCGATCCTGTTTGGAAACGGACGGGGCGGCTTCAGCGAATTCTCCCGGGTTCCCGTGGGGGACGGACCGACCTCGGTGACCGTGGGAGACTTCGATGATGACGGGCGATTGGACATCGCCACGGCCAACGTCAACGCCGATTCCATCACGACCTTGCTCACGCGCACCCTGGGCAATACGACGACATTCACTCGTATTGATCGCCCGGTCGGCTCTCGTCCGATTTCCCTGGCGAGCGGAAGGTTTCTTGCCGACCAGGTGGGCGTGGCTGTGGTCAACCTCCTCTCAACAGACCTCACGTTCGTAGCCCGTCCGGGAGAAATCGCGCTCAAGGCTCCGGATCGGTTTCCTGTGGGATTGCGACCATCACAAGTGACCACGAATGATTTCGATGGCGATGGGAATCTCGACATTGTCGTCATCGGGTCTTTCCCCAACGAAATCGTGACCTTTTTGGGCACGGGCGAAGGAAAATTCAAACGCGTGCGCGGGCTGTGATCCGCCAGGGGGAGAATTCTCTCCCCCGTCTCCCCCTGACAATCGAAAATGTGCGGAAGTGATCTCGCGCCGCCCGTTGGCCCGCGGCGCTTCCGGGAGGAGTCTCCTTATCCCTCCTGCGGACTGTACCAGGAATGAGCTGAATCGCTACAATGTCTTTTGTGTCGAAGGCAGGTTTGGTGAAGTGAACGTCAGGGAGGACAAATGGTGATTGATCTTCGCAGCGATACGGTGACACGACCCACTCCGGAAATGCGGGCGGCGATGGCCCGGGCCGATGTGGGCGATGATGTCTATGGGGAAGATCCGACGGTCAACCGCTTGCAGGAGCGGGCGGCCGAGATCTTCGAGCGAGAGGCGGCGTTGTTTGTTCCTTCGGGGACGATGGGCAATCAGATTTGCCTCAAGGTGCACACCCGGCCCGGTCAGGAAGTGATCGTGGAAGAACGGAGCCACATCTACAACTATGAGATGTCGGCCATGGCCGTCATTTCCGGCCTTCTGCCGCGCGTCATCACGGCACCGGATGGAATCCCCGATTGGCCAACCATCGAAAGAGCCATCCGTCCCCCGAGCTATTTCCGTGCGGCCACCGGACTCATCTGCTTGGAAAATACCCACAATATGGCCGGAGGAACGATTCTGCCGGTCGAACGCATGGAGGAGATCTGCGCTCGCGCTCACGAGCGCGGCTTACCCGTGCATCTGGATGGGGCACGAATCTTCAATGCGGCGGTGGCGCTCGGGCGGTCGGTCGCCGAGCTGACGCGGCCGGCCGATTCCGTGATGTTCTGTCTCTCGAAGGGCCTTGGCGCCCCGGTGGGCTCGATGATCGTGGGGAGTCGAGATTTCATTGACGCCGCTCATCGTGTGAGAAAGATGCTCGGAGGGGGAATGAGGCAGGCGGGCGTGCTCGCCGCGGCCGGACTCATCGCCCTGGAGAAAATGCCGGAACGACTTCACGAAGATCACGAGAATGCCCGGTTGCTGGCCGCCGGGTTGGCCGAAATCCCCGGCATCGCCATTGATCCCGAAAAAGTTCAAACCAACATCGTCATCTTCAGCATTGCCGCCACCGGGATGACGACCGCCGAGTTCTCAGCCCGATTGAAGGAGCGCGGCGTGCTGGCCCAGGGTATCAGCCCGACCGAGATGCGCCTGGTCACACACTATGATGTCAGCCGCCAGGATTGTCTGCAGGCGCTTCAGATCATCCGGGAAGTCTTGCGATGATCGGAGCCATAAGAAGAATCGGTGGACGCGGAGCACGAAACTGCTTCGAGCGTCGCGCGGAGGAACGGCATGATCATTGCTATTGATGGGCCGGTGGGATCGGGCAAGAGTACGGTGGGTCGGCGGCTGGCCGAACGCCTCGGTTATCGCTATATGGACACGGGAGCCATGTATCGCGCCCTGGCCTGGAAAGCCCTGAAAGCGGGAATCCCTCTTGACGATGCCGAGGCGCTCACGGCCCTGGCCGAGCAATCCGAGATCACGCTGGCCGGTGATGCGACTCATCTTCGCGTTCTCATTGATGGAGAAGATGTGACCGATGACATCCGCTCGCCGGAGATCAGTCGGGCGACATCGCTCATTTCCACCATTGCCGGCGTGCGTCGAGCACTGGTGGCGCAGCAACGGCGCATCGCCGGGGAAGGAAATGTCGTCGTTGAAGGACGGGACATCGGGACCGTCGTCTTTCCCCGGGCCGATGTCAAATTCTATCTCGATGCCCGCGTCGAGGTGCGGGCGCGCCGCCGATGGGAGGAAGAACGAGCCCGGGGCCGACAGATAACACTCGACGAGGTCACTCGTCAGACCCGCGAGCGAGATCGGCGCGATGCCGAGAGGGAAGCATCACCGCTGCGCCCGGCCGATGATGCCATTCTCATTGATTCGTCCGATCTGACGGTGGACGAAGTCGTGGAGCGAATGATGGACATCATCGGCCAGCGGAGTGAGCGAAACGGAATTCAGGCTCTCCAGTCGCGGTAGGAGGATCTCGATTAAGGCGAAGAGGCGAAGGCTAACTTTCCGATCCGTTTCTCCGTGTTTGCCGAGTTTTCCCGCTCCGAAAAGAGACCGCGAAATGCCACGAAGACGGCGTCTCGCCCGGGGAAAATCTCCCGGCGAGCAGGACGAGGGCAGATGACGCTCCCGAAGGTTCCGCAGATTCAAGGAAGGGATCGGTCTCGAGGCGAGAGACGCTCGGCTCGGCTATCCTTGCTCGCGGTCGCCGGACGGTGACATACTGTTGATCTCGAGCGCGTTGGAGTCGAGGAAGAATGAGCACTTTTCGCTTCGTCACAGCCGGCGAGTCACACGGTCGGGCGCTGGTCACGATCGTCGAGGGGCTACCTGCCGGTCTGCCCGTTGACATCGCGTTTATTAACCGGCAGCTCAGCCGCCGTCAGCAAGGCTATGGACGTGGCGGCCGTCAAAAGATCGAACGAGATCGAGCCGACATTCTTTCGGGCGTGCGACATGGGAAGACGCTCGGTTCGCCGATTGCCCTGCTCATTGAGAACCGCGATTTCGTCAACTGGCAAGAGGTCATGGCCGTTGACCCGCGTGAGTTCTCCGACGAGGCGGAGGCGCGGCGGGTCATGCGTCCGCGGCCGGGACATGCCGATCTGGCCGGGGGATTGAAATTCGACACGCACGATCTGCGCGACATCCTCGAACGAGCGAGTGCCCGCGAGACAGCCGCCCGCGTCGCTGCCGGCGCCCTGGCTCAACTCTTGCTCCGCGAATTCGGCATCGAAATCGCCAGTCACGTCCTGATGGTGGGCGGCGTCCCCGAACAGCCTCGCGAAGATGTCTCCTGGGAAGAGATCGTGGCCATCCCGGACGACTCTCCTCTTCGCTGCGCCGATCCGTCTCTGGAGCAACAGATGATCGCCCGCATCAAGGAGGCGATGAAAACGGGCGACACGCTGGGCGGCCTTTTTGAAGTTGTGGCTCGGGGCGTTCCGCCGGGACTGGGATCGCACACGCAGTGGGATCTCCGATTGGACGGGCGGCTGGCTCAGGCGGTGATGTCCATTCAAGCGGTCAAAGCCGTGGAAATCGGCTCCGGGGTGAGAGCGAGCGCCCGTCCGGGTTCTCAGGTTCATGATGAGATCTTTTACGATGCCCAGGCGCGGCGATTCTACCGCACGACCAATCGCGCCGGGGGACTGGAAGGCGGCATGACCAATGGAGAGATGGTGCGCGTCCGGGGCTACCTCAAACCTCTGGCGACGCTGCGCCGCCCCTTGATGAGCGTCAACGTTGCCACCAAGGAGCCTGCTCCCGCTGCCTTTGAACGATCGGATGTCACGGCCATCACAGCCGCCGGCGTCATCGGCGAGGCGATGGTGGCCATTGTCCTGGCCCAGGCGCTGCGAGAAAAATTCGGCGGCGATTCGCTCGATGAGATGAAGCGGAACTTTCACGCCTATGAGGAACAGCTTCGCCGGTATTGATCTCGCCGGGAGAGACGCAACGGCACAATGCGCGCGACGGACAAAAAGGCACGACGGATGAAACGGGCCGCCTTCGGGCGCGTCATCCGCTACTGGAAGCGGCACTGGATGCCGCTGCTCGTGGGGCTCGGCTGTATCTTCATCGGCAACGGCATCGGGTTGATGGCTCCCCGGATCGTGCGCGATGCCGTCAATGACCTGCTCGTGGCGGTGACGGCGGAGAAACTCGGACGCTATGCCGGTCTGGTCATCGGGATCGTTCTCGTTCAGGGCATCTTCCTCTTTCTTCAGCGGCGGTTGATCGTGGGCATGTCGCGGGACATCGAATACGAGATGCGCAATGAGATTTTCGCGCATC is a window from the Blastocatellia bacterium genome containing:
- a CDS encoding carboxypeptidase regulatory-like domain-containing protein; the protein is MFPNNHPAKTKRGTGVRFFMRIGGVFLFGGLGVSSVALAQVSGIVTNGTTGKPAAGVEVHLVKLEGGMQVVGKTTTDAQGRFSFSADASGPMMIRAAYRGVNYHEPYQSGRGSIELRVFETAATGEYRVDRMTYLVQQSNDQLLIGREFIVRNDTAPPVTLLRPGGVFSFRLPEGVTPERTSAVGANGMPIPVAARAGENGVWTIDYPLRPGETRFFTVSTMPYKDLQASVNESLAWDAASVLLYVPQQMKVTAPGFQSLGADRGLAVYGLTAVKAGTAV
- a CDS encoding cytochrome c-type biogenesis protein CcmH, giving the protein MPRPIKWNGKAGRNFPSPLNASLRMIRRGGTLGLLVFLIGTAAVLAQTSLDERVMRMGKRMLCLCGCNQILVECNHLNCSFSEAAKAKLRQAAAKYDSDDMAVQVMIQEYGTKILAAPPAQGFNVTAWVTPFFALLVGAVVIAFVLRRWWHQRLVAEPASPVALDPAWRERIRRELDEEIES
- a CDS encoding heme lyase CcmF/NrfE family subunit, with product MDLFGSFAVFLALVAAGYAFVAGVLASVKQHPVLRETARRAGVTVFPTLTLAMVCLWGLFLTDQFTIAYVANHSNRDLPTIYKLAALWSGQEGSLLFWSWILAGYMFVVQVRHRREGELRPLAGTILAGIQVFFLLLNAFVVSPFRRLVEVTAAGAMQPFLPADGRGLNPLLQYPEMAMHPPMLYLGYVGFSVPFAFALAALISRSPGEKWIHVTRRWTMLTWGFLTLGILLGSHWAYTVLGWGGYWGWDPVENASFMPWLTGTAFLHSVMMQERKGMLKVWNVWLVFITFMLCIFGTFMTRSGVVSSVHAFAQSPIGNWFVGFLVIVLGVCLYFYWERRDYLKSENRLEALLSREASFLFNNLVLLAACFAVLWGTLFPIISEAVTGSKVSVGAPFFNRVNIPIFLFLLLLTGVGPLLAWRRTSWESLKRNFTYPTIIAVVTGVSLILAGMRHPYALVSFMLSAFVIATIVAEFWRGARVIRSQSGRNIIQALVHLTLRNTRRYGGYIIHFGIVVMFIGITGAAFNQERESEMTPGSSMEIGRYRLTLRSQTSEDNPNYFAERLVLDVSRDGKAVTTLRPERRFYKASEQPLTKVTIHSTWREDLYVYYAGDNQETRSPIIHVYLNPLVRWLWVGGGLVMIGIFIALVPSRLPKRVVVPAAESAPTKEKEVAYASAD
- the mgtE gene encoding magnesium transporter, whose translation is MAYPRKLDLAIESTRKLARIGASVNLVNLLRKMRPEDVAVIFGNLTDGERLFAFRSLLKQDGDFVAQTISAMPPKEGAALLAHLEPVAIADLLQKLPVDDATELTSKLPPELAEQVLEVMNVARSADVVDQLQFEENTAGRIMNPNVFALHEDMSVGEAITTLQRKSDELEMVFYLYVIDDRHHLVGVVSLRQLLLNPPSTPLRKIMSTDVISVHTSTDQEEVARVVSKYDLLAVPVVDDENRLVGIITVDDVIDVLREEATEDIYALAGVDTDEKVTTPSLRSIQLRFPWLFANLLTAILAAGVVYLFQDTISKVVAAATLMTIVAGQGGNAAIQTITVIVRGLALGEVTWANARRVLFKEILVGTGNGLLIGGIMAVVALFWFKKPMLGVAIGLALIINLFVAGLFGTLIPLFLRWLKLDPALASGVIVTTFTDVCGFFSFLGLVTLLLNWMQ
- a CDS encoding VCBS repeat-containing protein gives rise to the protein MLPRFLLSCLALTGVLIALTLLSGGRVSAHAPVVTILGDTIALTSCPEEGSAPGRLRVRIVHSRLKDITNISVYVDGSPTASLSINNPFPGSNAIATTRTLIVPGLTLDSHSIKVEVTAHEESEGTTGQVEMTVGCDDDGDDVINDEDNCPRVRNPDQGDEDLDGQGNVCDLCPTTADLECANQTAAVNGPLTLIPETPGPLARRQEESPTGLLIADFAADQMVVLVSKNDGTFRRLRAIPVNPGPVALGLGDFNEDTNTDVVVVSLTSELVSLFFGDGSGRFTPGPTVALEGRRPRAVALGQFNNDTHLDMAVLTTGTNDIAIFLGQGDGRMIQSADVPLTGTAPSAITVGFFNNDGLTDLAVSNLDSDDVSILFGNGRGGFSEFSRVPVGDGPTSVTVGDFDDDGRLDIATANVNADSITTLLTRTLGNTTTFTRIDRPVGSRPISLASGRFLADQVGVAVVNLLSTDLTFVARPGEIALKAPDRFPVGLRPSQVTTNDFDGDGNLDIVVIGSFPNEIVTFLGTGEGKFKRVRGL
- the ltaE gene encoding low-specificity L-threonine aldolase, with the translated sequence MVIDLRSDTVTRPTPEMRAAMARADVGDDVYGEDPTVNRLQERAAEIFEREAALFVPSGTMGNQICLKVHTRPGQEVIVEERSHIYNYEMSAMAVISGLLPRVITAPDGIPDWPTIERAIRPPSYFRAATGLICLENTHNMAGGTILPVERMEEICARAHERGLPVHLDGARIFNAAVALGRSVAELTRPADSVMFCLSKGLGAPVGSMIVGSRDFIDAAHRVRKMLGGGMRQAGVLAAAGLIALEKMPERLHEDHENARLLAAGLAEIPGIAIDPEKVQTNIVIFSIAATGMTTAEFSARLKERGVLAQGISPTEMRLVTHYDVSRQDCLQALQIIREVLR
- the cmk gene encoding (d)CMP kinase: MIIAIDGPVGSGKSTVGRRLAERLGYRYMDTGAMYRALAWKALKAGIPLDDAEALTALAEQSEITLAGDATHLRVLIDGEDVTDDIRSPEISRATSLISTIAGVRRALVAQQRRIAGEGNVVVEGRDIGTVVFPRADVKFYLDARVEVRARRRWEEERARGRQITLDEVTRQTRERDRRDAEREASPLRPADDAILIDSSDLTVDEVVERMMDIIGQRSERNGIQALQSR
- the aroC gene encoding chorismate synthase, coding for MSTFRFVTAGESHGRALVTIVEGLPAGLPVDIAFINRQLSRRQQGYGRGGRQKIERDRADILSGVRHGKTLGSPIALLIENRDFVNWQEVMAVDPREFSDEAEARRVMRPRPGHADLAGGLKFDTHDLRDILERASARETAARVAAGALAQLLLREFGIEIASHVLMVGGVPEQPREDVSWEEIVAIPDDSPLRCADPSLEQQMIARIKEAMKTGDTLGGLFEVVARGVPPGLGSHTQWDLRLDGRLAQAVMSIQAVKAVEIGSGVRASARPGSQVHDEIFYDAQARRFYRTTNRAGGLEGGMTNGEMVRVRGYLKPLATLRRPLMSVNVATKEPAPAAFERSDVTAITAAGVIGEAMVAIVLAQALREKFGGDSLDEMKRNFHAYEEQLRRY